In Aminobacterium sp. MB27-C1, a single genomic region encodes these proteins:
- a CDS encoding glucan biosynthesis protein G, whose protein sequence is MCLMKMKTYTVLCLVILTLSFISTPIFASSQEGFGLAFVSHKAQDLASKPFEEPKDSVPEELMKLSYDQWRDIRFRSEKALWQEDNLPFSVQFFHLGMFYNRAVQIHIVDGKKVTPLSFSPEMFDYGKNQLDLKKLPPDLGFAGFRIHFPINTKKYADEVAVFLGASYFRAVAQNQQYGLSARGLALDTGSSTGEEFPWFKEFWLVKPLKQSSSMVMYALLDSPSCTGAYKFTIIPGKETQIDVICNIYRRKEIQKIGIAPFTSMFLYGETENGRPGDFRPEVHDSDGLLIETEDEQLIWRPLINPARLLITKQTETPIKGFGLMQRDLNFDHYLDLEARYEKRPSLWITPQNNWGKGHVELIEIPSDSEINDNIVAYWVPEIEEGTSLHPLTFTYTMEWLTPDVDKERIARASHTRLVKEKEEGAYRFIIDFEGKELNEIPADTGLASDLNVEGDATLVERQLLKNIVTSGWRLSFKISVPVEKIKSVVPDRKPVVKLSAFLKKGENIPTPLTEIWTYDFRP, encoded by the coding sequence ATGTGTTTAATGAAAATGAAAACCTATACAGTTCTATGTTTAGTTATTCTTACTCTCTCTTTTATATCTACACCAATTTTTGCCTCATCTCAGGAAGGTTTCGGCCTTGCTTTCGTAAGCCATAAAGCTCAGGATTTAGCCTCAAAACCTTTTGAAGAGCCTAAAGACTCCGTGCCAGAAGAACTCATGAAGTTAAGCTACGATCAATGGAGAGATATTAGATTTCGTTCTGAAAAAGCGCTTTGGCAAGAAGATAACCTCCCTTTCTCTGTACAATTTTTTCATCTTGGCATGTTCTATAACAGAGCTGTTCAGATACATATTGTTGATGGGAAAAAGGTTACCCCTCTTTCCTTCTCCCCTGAAATGTTCGATTATGGCAAGAATCAGCTTGATTTAAAAAAACTTCCACCAGATCTGGGGTTTGCCGGATTTCGTATTCATTTTCCTATTAACACGAAAAAATATGCTGACGAAGTCGCCGTATTTCTTGGCGCCAGCTACTTCAGGGCCGTAGCTCAAAATCAGCAGTATGGACTCTCGGCCAGGGGGCTTGCTCTAGACACAGGATCCTCAACAGGGGAAGAATTCCCTTGGTTTAAAGAATTCTGGCTTGTAAAACCATTAAAACAATCTTCTTCAATGGTCATGTATGCCCTCCTTGATAGCCCCAGTTGTACTGGTGCTTATAAATTTACAATTATTCCTGGGAAAGAAACTCAGATAGATGTCATCTGTAATATTTATAGACGCAAAGAAATTCAAAAAATTGGTATTGCTCCTTTTACCAGCATGTTCTTGTATGGGGAAACAGAGAATGGCCGCCCCGGTGATTTTAGACCTGAAGTACACGATTCAGACGGACTTTTGATAGAAACAGAGGACGAGCAGTTAATATGGCGTCCTCTTATCAATCCAGCTCGTCTTTTGATAACCAAACAAACTGAAACACCAATCAAAGGTTTTGGATTAATGCAAAGAGATCTTAATTTTGATCATTACCTCGACCTGGAAGCACGATATGAAAAACGGCCAAGTCTTTGGATTACCCCGCAAAACAATTGGGGCAAAGGTCATGTCGAATTGATAGAAATACCTTCAGACAGTGAAATCAACGATAATATTGTTGCCTACTGGGTTCCCGAAATCGAAGAGGGGACATCTCTTCACCCTCTTACCTTTACATATACCATGGAATGGTTAACTCCTGATGTAGATAAAGAAAGAATAGCCAGAGCTTCCCATACACGGCTTGTAAAGGAAAAAGAAGAGGGAGCCTATCGTTTTATTATTGATTTTGAAGGGAAAGAGCTCAATGAAATACCCGCAGATACTGGTCTGGCAAGTGACCTTAACGTTGAGGGTGACGCCACTCTTGTGGAGCGCCAATTGCTTAAAAATATAGTAACAAGTGGTTGGCGGTTAAGTTTTAAGATATCGGTTCCCGTGGAAAAAATAAAAAGTGTCGTTCCTGACCGGAAACCTGTCGTAAAACTTTCTGCTTTTCTCAAAAAAGGGGAAAACATTCCCACCCCTTTAACTGAAATATGGACCTATGACTTCCGCCCCTAG
- a CDS encoding MarR family winged helix-turn-helix transcriptional regulator — protein sequence MWQLCFLLVLRRQDGQTQEYLSSELGFDKGTTARSLKKLEQLGYIQRKRSKIDGRANQVFLTHKGQNVLPFVEQILADLMTEILGDMTAKERQIACSLIYRMASNALSLKHSEGGKTSCLFNKE from the coding sequence ATATGGCAATTATGCTTTTTATTGGTTCTTCGGCGTCAAGATGGTCAGACACAAGAATATTTAAGTAGTGAACTTGGCTTTGACAAGGGGACAACAGCGAGGTCTCTTAAAAAGTTAGAACAGCTTGGTTATATTCAACGAAAACGAAGTAAAATAGATGGAAGAGCAAATCAAGTTTTTCTTACTCATAAAGGGCAAAATGTGCTACCATTCGTTGAGCAAATTCTAGCAGATCTCATGACAGAAATTTTAGGAGATATGACTGCGAAAGAAAGACAAATTGCTTGCTCATTAATCTATAGAATGGCGTCAAATGCCCTTTCACTCAAGCATTCAGAAGGAGGCAAGACGTCATGTTTGTTTAATAAGGAGTGA
- a CDS encoding MATE family efflux transporter produces MDRRDLLANEQIGRLLWRLSLPAIIGMLVQASYNIVDAIFIGRGVGPLGLAGTAIVFPLQLLSTSLAITIGVGGSSLISRSLGAGKHSYANKALGNMVFLSFIFSFSLFSIGFFTRQYILRLFGATPAIFPYAEEYLEVILFGLPFVGFGMAANHAARSEGNARVAMISMLISAILNIILDPIFIFKLKLGIRGAAIATVLSQIAMAIWMVHYFFFSKKSLLSLSLSSITPQWETIKEILSVGVSEFVRMASGSIIIVFLNNSLIYYGSDISVAVYGILHRALSFFFMPIIGVAQGLQPILGFNYGAGDYKRARDVTHLAIGAASIIAFIASVICWFMPEKVVGLLQQILFF; encoded by the coding sequence ATGGATCGGCGGGATTTACTTGCAAACGAACAAATAGGACGATTATTGTGGAGACTTTCTCTGCCTGCCATTATCGGAATGCTCGTACAAGCATCATATAATATTGTAGATGCTATTTTTATCGGTCGGGGCGTCGGCCCACTCGGTCTTGCTGGAACAGCTATTGTTTTTCCTCTTCAGCTTCTATCCACATCTTTGGCTATCACAATAGGAGTAGGCGGCTCCTCTCTTATTTCAAGAAGTCTAGGGGCCGGAAAACATTCTTATGCAAACAAGGCCCTTGGTAATATGGTATTTCTTTCCTTCATTTTTAGTTTTTCTCTTTTTTCCATAGGCTTTTTTACGCGTCAATATATTCTTCGCCTTTTCGGCGCAACGCCAGCAATTTTTCCTTACGCGGAAGAATACCTTGAAGTCATACTGTTCGGATTACCCTTTGTCGGATTTGGAATGGCAGCCAATCACGCGGCGCGATCGGAAGGAAATGCCCGAGTAGCCATGATAAGCATGCTTATATCGGCTATTCTTAATATTATTCTCGATCCTATTTTTATCTTCAAATTAAAATTAGGAATTCGGGGAGCCGCTATTGCTACAGTGCTTTCTCAAATAGCAATGGCAATATGGATGGTCCATTACTTCTTCTTTTCGAAAAAGAGCCTGCTTTCCCTTTCTTTATCATCAATTACTCCACAATGGGAGACTATAAAAGAAATTCTTTCTGTAGGAGTATCTGAATTTGTACGAATGGCTTCTGGAAGCATTATTATTGTTTTTCTCAACAATAGTCTCATTTATTATGGAAGTGACATCTCTGTTGCTGTGTATGGTATTTTGCATAGAGCACTCTCCTTTTTCTTTATGCCTATTATTGGTGTAGCACAAGGCCTGCAACCTATTCTCGGCTTTAACTACGGTGCAGGAGACTATAAAAGAGCACGAGATGTTACCCACCTTGCCATAGGTGCTGCTTCTATCATAGCTTTTATTGCTTCTGTCATTTGCTGGTTTATGCCTGAAAAGGTCGTGGGACTTTTACAACAGATTCTCTTCTTTTAG
- a CDS encoding diguanylate cyclase has product MPNTSNNSMRWEVGKKFLRRFVWVIPLLLVILWLIGHLYSLEISQQQGLLESLEQQFSLSRLEVVRQRMNTVYRDLLFLGRICNHQYNDGVMTSAEQEELKKIFFSFMKNNPLYDQIRVLNASGQELVRLNAGPENPIVVPQSELQNKANRYYFKDTIKLESNEVYMSPLDLNIEKGVLEMPYKPMLRIATPIFTQDHQKAGIFVLNYLANDLFSLLESSSTVADVMLLNSDGYWLKNTNHNLEWGFQIPERKENNFFKIYPEEAAIIYAQEQGQIESPRGLFTFVTIDPLQTKLSAQGSTFYRWKLVSMIPSLILEGRRASIRNRFKIMAGIIVVLFSLGATLFIMEYERRKKILADLKDKTRELEKVNLTLNAMVKKTEYDAMIDPLTELWNRRYMIKRLDEEDTRIEHTQGSACIAIIDLGNFKKINDTYGHARGDKALVEIASILRKGLRQTDYVARSGGDEFLIYFADLPLKKAEKIMERVYKRITQRHIAGADFAIYPDYGVAHCPSNAPTLTETVKVADKRMYEFKAHRKKSMADTER; this is encoded by the coding sequence TTGCCTAACACGAGCAATAACAGTATGCGTTGGGAAGTAGGCAAAAAATTTTTGCGCCGTTTTGTTTGGGTTATTCCCCTTTTATTAGTCATACTATGGCTAATAGGCCATCTCTATTCTTTAGAGATCTCCCAACAACAAGGTCTTTTAGAGAGCCTTGAACAGCAATTTAGTCTTTCAAGGCTTGAAGTTGTTCGTCAACGGATGAATACCGTCTATAGAGATCTTCTCTTTTTAGGACGGATATGCAATCATCAATACAATGATGGTGTTATGACATCTGCCGAGCAGGAAGAACTAAAAAAAATTTTCTTTTCTTTTATGAAAAATAATCCCCTCTACGATCAAATTCGCGTACTAAATGCGTCTGGACAGGAACTTGTTCGTCTCAACGCAGGCCCTGAGAATCCGATAGTCGTTCCTCAGTCGGAACTTCAGAATAAGGCCAATAGGTACTACTTCAAAGATACGATAAAACTCGAAAGCAATGAAGTTTATATGTCTCCCCTAGATTTAAATATAGAAAAAGGGGTATTAGAAATGCCTTATAAACCTATGCTTAGAATTGCTACCCCCATCTTTACTCAAGATCATCAAAAGGCAGGAATTTTTGTTTTAAACTATCTTGCTAACGATTTATTTTCCCTTCTCGAATCTTCATCTACTGTGGCGGATGTAATGCTCCTTAATAGTGATGGTTATTGGTTAAAAAACACAAACCATAACCTTGAATGGGGGTTCCAAATTCCAGAAAGAAAAGAAAATAACTTTTTTAAAATATACCCTGAAGAAGCAGCGATTATCTACGCCCAGGAACAAGGTCAAATTGAGTCGCCACGGGGTCTTTTTACATTTGTAACGATAGACCCTCTTCAGACTAAATTGTCAGCGCAAGGATCAACTTTTTATAGATGGAAACTGGTTTCGATGATTCCTTCTCTTATTCTTGAAGGGCGAAGGGCCTCTATTCGAAATCGTTTCAAGATTATGGCCGGGATAATTGTAGTTCTCTTCTCTCTCGGCGCAACTCTTTTTATTATGGAATATGAACGTCGCAAAAAAATTCTTGCTGACTTAAAAGATAAAACCCGTGAATTAGAGAAGGTCAATCTCACACTCAATGCAATGGTTAAAAAGACCGAATATGATGCCATGATAGACCCCCTTACTGAGTTATGGAATCGGCGGTATATGATTAAGCGTCTTGATGAAGAAGATACACGCATAGAACATACCCAAGGAAGTGCATGTATCGCCATTATAGACTTGGGAAATTTTAAAAAAATTAATGATACGTATGGTCACGCACGTGGTGACAAAGCGCTTGTAGAAATAGCATCTATTCTAAGAAAAGGGTTGCGGCAAACAGATTATGTTGCTCGTTCGGGAGGAGATGAATTTTTAATTTATTTTGCTGACCTTCCTCTTAAAAAAGCTGAAAAAATAATGGAGCGAGTCTATAAAAGAATTACGCAACGACATATTGCGGGGGCCGATTTCGCTATTTACCCCGATTATGGAGTTGCTCATTGTCCGTCTAATGCACCGACTCTCACAGAAACAGTTAAAGTTGCAGACAAAAGAATGTATGAATTTAAGGCTCATCGTAAGAAGAGCATGGCCGACACAGAAAGATAG
- a CDS encoding PTS transporter subunit IIC: MSIHKNIRTYASSVLNGMALGLFASLIIGLILKQLGVIFSIQLLQNFGQIAQLLMAPAIGAGVAISVKAPSLGIFASTIAATIGAGSIHLSAQGALLSIGEPMGALVGSLVGAETAKFFSGKTKVDIVAIPAVTILAGGFVGHIAGPWIAQGMNFLGALINTATQLHPFPMGILVSVFMGIILTLPISSAALAIALGLNGLAAGAATVGCCCQMIGFAVQSYKDNGVGGLISQGIGTSMLQIPNIIRNPWIWVPPILSSAILGPLSTTLFSMENNKIGAGMGTSGLVGQFGTLAVMGKAGWTGIIFLHFLLPACISLFFCYALEKSNKIKPGDMKLL, from the coding sequence ATGTCGATCCATAAAAATATTCGCACTTACGCTAGTTCAGTTTTGAACGGCATGGCTTTAGGATTATTCGCTTCTCTCATTATTGGACTTATTCTTAAACAACTGGGAGTTATTTTTTCCATTCAACTCTTACAAAATTTTGGACAGATTGCCCAATTATTGATGGCCCCTGCCATAGGAGCAGGAGTTGCCATAAGCGTAAAAGCTCCATCTTTGGGTATTTTCGCATCAACTATTGCGGCAACAATCGGGGCAGGGAGCATACATCTATCTGCTCAAGGAGCACTCCTTTCTATTGGAGAACCTATGGGAGCTCTTGTAGGAAGTTTAGTCGGAGCTGAAACAGCTAAGTTTTTCTCCGGCAAAACTAAGGTGGATATTGTTGCCATTCCAGCAGTAACAATTCTTGCAGGAGGTTTTGTTGGTCATATTGCCGGCCCCTGGATCGCGCAGGGAATGAACTTTCTTGGAGCACTAATCAATACAGCAACTCAGCTTCATCCTTTTCCAATGGGAATTTTAGTCTCTGTTTTTATGGGCATTATCCTTACGCTTCCCATAAGCAGCGCCGCCCTGGCCATTGCTCTTGGGCTTAACGGACTTGCTGCTGGAGCTGCAACAGTGGGATGTTGTTGCCAAATGATAGGTTTTGCCGTTCAAAGCTATAAAGATAATGGAGTCGGAGGACTTATTTCTCAAGGTATAGGAACCTCTATGTTACAAATACCCAACATTATTCGTAACCCCTGGATTTGGGTTCCTCCAATTCTATCTTCTGCAATCTTGGGCCCTCTTTCCACTACTCTTTTCTCTATGGAGAATAATAAAATCGGCGCAGGAATGGGAACAAGCGGATTGGTGGGACAATTCGGCACATTAGCTGTTATGGGGAAAGCCGGCTGGACAGGAATAATCTTTCTCCATTTTTTACTCCCAGCATGTATAAGTCTCTTTTTCTGCTATGCGCTCGAAAAAAGCAACAAAATTAAACCTGGAGATATGAAGTTGTTATAA
- a CDS encoding transcription repressor NadR, which yields MNGTKRREQIFELLKERNDAIKGSELAEILGVSRQVIVQDIALLRAEGHSIVATPQGYMIMTLKRPSFMKSVMCAHTGIEEMRDELYIMVDNGATVVDVTVEHPVYGEIAGNLMLKNRIDVQNFISKVIHTKAEPLSILTGGVHFHTLEVSDEDSFQRIIASLKGKGYLMD from the coding sequence GTGAATGGGACCAAACGGAGAGAACAAATTTTCGAACTCTTAAAAGAACGAAATGATGCCATAAAAGGAAGTGAGCTTGCTGAAATTTTAGGAGTAAGCCGACAAGTCATCGTTCAGGATATAGCCCTCTTGCGAGCCGAAGGACACTCTATAGTAGCAACGCCTCAAGGATATATGATTATGACTCTGAAACGTCCATCTTTTATGAAATCTGTGATGTGTGCCCATACGGGAATCGAAGAGATGAGAGACGAATTATATATTATGGTCGATAATGGAGCTACAGTTGTTGATGTTACAGTTGAACATCCTGTATATGGAGAAATTGCAGGAAACCTCATGCTTAAAAATCGCATTGATGTTCAAAATTTTATTTCTAAAGTTATCCATACGAAGGCAGAACCCCTCTCTATCCTCACTGGAGGAGTCCACTTCCACACACTGGAAGTTTCTGATGAAGACTCTTTCCAACGTATTATTGCCAGTTTAAAAGGAAAAGGGTACTTGATGGATTAG
- a CDS encoding MFS transporter, whose amino-acid sequence MTTGEPALSTWRGRIILILLTYFSVFSYSHIFFMLPPFLRNIGFQPQCVGWIISAFYLAATVTRPSAGWFIERIGIRKTMVTAGSICFFSSLSLALTRHTPAVLYFIRLFMGAGFSVFVVATTTYQSLVIPEQIRGTAFSITSIGGVLTSFTVIPLSEFFICRGWNLPYLLMAPVAALAAICMAFFLPPVQDELSFSQQNKTSYLMLFKETPVKFLLISCLFLGLTDASIAYVSSLALGRGLNPSIFMMAISVGAIIVRLFCTGVYRHFSRMMIAAPSFGGMGLALFGASFANSNIVIALFGLLYGAAVGYGYPTHLALIGDMIPERFRGRASSMVYFSMDISWTLLPIYIGYASALVGISWAFRGFSLFACGASFFVYFLVWKRISEKKGVHF is encoded by the coding sequence ATGACAACAGGAGAACCAGCACTTTCCACATGGCGAGGCAGAATAATTCTTATTCTTCTTACTTATTTCTCTGTTTTTTCTTATTCTCATATCTTTTTTATGCTGCCGCCTTTTTTGCGTAATATAGGTTTTCAGCCTCAGTGTGTTGGTTGGATTATCAGTGCCTTTTATCTTGCTGCTACTGTAACGCGTCCTTCTGCGGGATGGTTCATAGAACGTATTGGCATTCGAAAAACAATGGTTACTGCTGGAAGTATTTGTTTCTTTTCCTCCCTTTCTCTTGCTTTAACGAGGCATACTCCTGCAGTCCTTTATTTTATTCGGCTTTTTATGGGGGCAGGGTTCAGTGTATTTGTTGTAGCGACGACAACATATCAATCTCTTGTTATCCCAGAGCAAATTCGAGGAACAGCTTTTTCTATTACAAGTATAGGTGGAGTTTTAACTTCTTTTACTGTTATACCCCTTTCTGAATTTTTCATTTGTAGGGGGTGGAATTTGCCCTATTTGCTTATGGCTCCCGTAGCAGCTCTTGCTGCTATATGCATGGCCTTTTTTTTACCACCGGTGCAAGATGAACTTTCTTTCAGCCAACAGAATAAAACATCGTATCTTATGCTTTTTAAAGAGACACCTGTAAAATTCCTTTTAATTTCATGCCTTTTTTTAGGGTTAACAGATGCATCTATTGCCTATGTTTCGAGTCTTGCCTTAGGCAGAGGGCTTAATCCTTCTATTTTTATGATGGCTATTTCTGTAGGGGCTATTATCGTTCGCCTTTTCTGTACGGGAGTCTATCGCCATTTTTCACGAATGATGATTGCGGCACCTTCCTTCGGAGGAATGGGACTTGCCCTTTTCGGGGCATCTTTTGCAAATAGTAATATTGTAATTGCTCTATTTGGTCTTTTGTATGGGGCGGCAGTAGGGTATGGATACCCTACTCATCTGGCTCTAATTGGAGATATGATCCCAGAACGATTTAGGGGGCGAGCTTCTTCGATGGTTTATTTCTCGATGGATATTAGTTGGACGCTTTTACCCATATATATTGGATATGCGTCAGCATTAGTTGGCATTTCATGGGCCTTCAGAGGATTTTCTCTTTTTGCGTGTGGGGCTTCATTCTTCGTTTATTTTTTGGTCTGGAAAAGAATCAGCGAGAAGAAGGGCGTACATTTCTAG
- a CDS encoding cobalamin-dependent protein (Presence of a B(12) (cobalamin)-binding domain implies dependence on cobalamin itself, in one of its several forms, or in some unusual lineages, dependence on a cobalamin-like analog.): MVTICFGTVAPSLENVGGEIITRCLRKTGYTVIDLGENVTAQKIDKVISKTNPDLIALSCSDTSCFENMEKIIVIADKNNIPVLIGGAAASLHHIALLRTALHTPFVYYSRNASDVLSVIEKALKHEKPDSPKSGTGRVFELSGKEKNISDALGFSILEGNIEDIVIREGTRQWCGNCPGNLNHTCPLSSGYTIQKSLEESKTFIRHFRKVFLICLPVLSKEEREIQRERRKEIWLGMKNFELLFSKRYSDILLFKLPIQCPLCEPQDCLIPEKECRQPDYQFPMHEEYNIDMMETARTIAGDRSTLEMYALLLADSFPDQKINEE, translated from the coding sequence ATGGTAACAATTTGTTTCGGAACAGTTGCACCCTCTTTAGAAAATGTCGGAGGGGAAATAATTACAAGATGCCTCCGAAAAACAGGGTATACAGTTATAGATCTTGGAGAAAATGTTACTGCTCAAAAAATTGACAAAGTTATCTCTAAAACTAATCCAGATCTTATAGCGTTATCGTGTTCTGATACAAGCTGTTTCGAAAACATGGAAAAGATTATTGTCATAGCAGATAAAAATAACATCCCTGTTCTCATCGGAGGAGCCGCCGCTTCTCTTCACCATATCGCACTTTTACGCACGGCTTTACATACTCCGTTTGTCTATTATAGCCGCAATGCTAGCGATGTTCTTTCAGTGATTGAAAAAGCATTAAAACATGAGAAACCCGATTCGCCCAAATCCGGTACGGGAAGAGTTTTTGAGCTTTCTGGCAAAGAAAAAAATATATCTGACGCTTTGGGATTTTCAATTTTGGAAGGAAATATAGAAGATATCGTTATTCGAGAAGGAACCCGCCAATGGTGTGGAAATTGTCCGGGCAACCTTAATCATACGTGTCCCTTAAGCAGTGGATATACCATTCAAAAGTCACTTGAGGAAAGTAAAACTTTCATCCGACACTTTCGAAAAGTCTTTCTTATTTGTCTGCCTGTCCTCTCAAAAGAAGAACGAGAAATACAACGAGAAAGGCGAAAAGAAATATGGCTTGGTATGAAAAATTTTGAGCTGCTATTCTCCAAACGTTATTCTGATATCCTCCTCTTTAAGCTCCCTATACAATGTCCACTTTGCGAACCTCAAGACTGCCTTATCCCAGAAAAAGAGTGTCGCCAACCAGACTATCAATTTCCCATGCATGAAGAATACAATATTGATATGATGGAAACAGCTCGTACAATTGCAGGAGACCGTTCTACTCTAGAAATGTACGCCCTTCTTCTCGCTGATTCTTTTCCAGACCAAAAAATAAACGAAGAATGA
- a CDS encoding SLC13 family permease → MTTLMVENGLVYVIFILVYLGMIIGRFPKLALDRAGIVLLGTIFLLIAGPFSKESLLCNIDISTIMLLFGFMIISAQLRLGGFYTLITRKIAAFNGSPQKFLAILIIVSGSLSALLSNDIVCLAITPVLGEICIRKELNPLPFFLALACSANIGSALTLIGNPQNMLIGQGLNLPFAHYMFFVLLPVGLSLLTLWGLVCLLYRKKWDKHLSLPQNVELPFHAWQTVKGITILSGVMLLFLFSPLPRDYIALGAAAILLTSRTMASHKALNLVDWQLIILFIGLFIINGAFAKVGGLDAIERGLHYVGISLHHPSWLFWCTATLSNMVSNVPATMLLLPLAKTHMAGPILALSSTFAGNLLVVGSIANIIVINGAREMGLSISWKDHARLGIPVTLATLFIAWGWILVGGKVW, encoded by the coding sequence ATGACAACTCTAATGGTTGAAAATGGACTTGTATATGTTATTTTCATTCTCGTATATCTTGGCATGATCATCGGTCGCTTTCCCAAGTTAGCTCTCGACCGAGCAGGTATAGTTTTACTCGGAACTATTTTTCTGCTTATTGCTGGTCCTTTTTCCAAAGAATCACTTTTATGTAATATAGATATCTCTACTATTATGCTTTTATTCGGATTTATGATTATCTCTGCTCAACTTCGTCTCGGAGGTTTTTACACTCTTATAACCCGGAAAATAGCCGCTTTCAATGGCTCTCCTCAAAAATTTCTGGCTATTCTCATTATTGTATCAGGGTCGCTTTCTGCTCTTCTGTCAAACGATATTGTATGCCTTGCAATTACGCCTGTTTTAGGAGAAATTTGTATAAGGAAAGAATTGAACCCTCTTCCATTTTTTCTTGCGCTAGCCTGCTCTGCAAATATAGGATCTGCTTTAACTCTTATCGGCAATCCTCAAAATATGCTTATAGGACAAGGACTTAATCTTCCTTTTGCTCATTATATGTTTTTTGTCCTTCTACCTGTGGGACTTTCTCTTCTTACTCTTTGGGGGCTTGTATGCCTACTATATAGAAAAAAGTGGGATAAACACCTTTCTTTGCCTCAAAATGTTGAACTTCCTTTTCATGCTTGGCAAACTGTAAAAGGAATTACGATACTTAGCGGGGTTATGCTCCTGTTCCTCTTTTCCCCTCTCCCCCGAGACTACATTGCTTTAGGAGCTGCCGCCATTCTTCTTACAAGCAGAACAATGGCTTCTCACAAAGCGCTTAATCTAGTTGATTGGCAGCTAATCATTCTTTTCATTGGACTGTTCATTATCAATGGAGCCTTCGCCAAAGTCGGAGGACTTGACGCTATAGAAAGAGGTCTCCACTATGTTGGAATTTCTTTACACCATCCGAGCTGGCTATTCTGGTGTACAGCTACTCTCTCGAATATGGTTTCAAATGTTCCTGCAACAATGCTCCTTCTTCCCCTCGCAAAGACTCATATGGCTGGACCAATCTTAGCCCTCAGCAGTACATTTGCAGGAAATCTACTCGTCGTTGGAAGTATTGCTAATATTATTGTTATAAATGGAGCCAGAGAGATGGGACTTTCCATATCATGGAAAGACCACGCACGACTCGGCATTCCCGTTACACTGGCAACTCTTTTTATCGCCTGGGGATGGATTCTTGTAGGAGGAAAAGTATGGTAA